The Psychrobacter arenosus region CTGACGTGGTGCACTTTGATGTTATGGACAATCATTATGTTCCTAATCTGACTTTTGGCAGCATGATCTGCAAAGCGTTGCGCGATTATGGAATTGATGCGCCTATCGATGTCCATTTGATGGTGTCGCCAGTAGACGGAATGATTGAGCAGTTTCTAGAAGCGGGTGCTAGTGTCATCACCTTTCACCCTGAAGCAGCGAGTCATGTAGACCGCTCACTACAACTGATCAAAGATGGCGGCGCCAAATGTGGGTTAGTATTAAACCCAGCCAGTCCTTTGCATCATTTAGACTATGTGATGGATAAGGTCGATCAAATCTTACTGATGAGCGTCAACCCAGGGTTTGGCGGTCAATCTTTTATAGAAGGCACGCTGGCTAAGGTGCGCCAAGTGCGTCAATTAATTGATGCTAGTGGTCGTGATATCCGTTTAGAAGTGGATGGGGGTATTAAGGCGAATAATATTCGTGCCGTGGCAGAAGCTGGCGCGGATATGTTTGTGGCAGGCTCAGCGATCTTTAACCAACCTGATTATAAAGTGGCTATCGATGCCATGCGTCATGAGCTATCACTAGTGGGCAGTCAGCAAGTCTAACGTAGTACTATATTTATAAGCTATGGCGGGTATTTATGAGTGATGGTTTATAGGTATAAAATAGGGTTGGTATTCATAAGATATTTCTCTTAATAAGGCAGTTATCCCATGACTACTGTGCATGATAAAACTCATTTAGATGAGATAGCGGTACAAAATGTCCGTAAAAATAAGGATGAGGTTGGCTTGGTCCCGATGGGATTTACTATTGGTCTGGCGCTTTTTGCTTTGGTATTGAGTCTGGCAGGCTATGGGTTCCGTTTAGCTGTAGGCGACGACCTCAATGAGGTGTTAAGGCATGCGGCTATGATTGTGCCCGCTTTCGTTATTGGCGTGCCGCTATTGTTTTGGCTCGGCAGCTTAGTTTTCAATAAGCTTATGGGAGCTACTATTCAGCGTCGTAACGCTTTAACCTTAGGCTGGTTGACGGCTTGTGTGGCTATGCTGTGGTTGATGGGTACTTATAGCTAAGCGCTATTATCGTTTGGCGAGGCTAACGGTATTAACAGCATAGCTTGCTCATTTAATAACTGATTTTATTTCTTAATTTAGGGCTACCTCTTTGTCATCAAACTTATCTGAACCCCCTTATTCGTATTCTCCTTTTCCCAAAGATATTCCGCGTGGTCTGATTATTGCGCTGATTATTGCCTGCTTGCTGATGGGGTTGGCCTCGCTACGTAACGGCACAGGGTTGCAAGGCTGGCTGAATGTTATTGAGAACTGGCTGTTGATGCTCATCATCTTTCCGACGGCCACAGCGGTCGTGGCGTTGCCTTTTAAATATCGTGATCCGACCTTTGAATTAAAGTTGGCCTACTATTTGGGCATGTTTGTCGCATTGTTATTTACGTTAGCGAAGTTACGTTATTGGCGCTAACACGATAGCGTGAATCAATAGGGGTATTAAAGCAGGGCGGAACGTGGGTTTAAACGGACTTTGGCTAATATTAGACTTGAAATTCGGCTATAAAGCGTCCATTGTAAGAGGATAAAGAAATTACTTTTGCTTGATGGCTCGGCTTTAAACCCAGCAACAGTAGCAAAAGCTAACGAGGATACAACTATGCCTTTTAAGAGCGACGAGATATACCACGACCATGAGATGGATAAAGAGGCGAAAGATAAGTTTAATAGCTTCGCTAAAGAGACGATGCTAGAGTTGGTCGAAGCGGATGACGGTCGCCTAATGCTGCGTGATATGGAAGGCGAGGAAGATGCTTTGGTCACGATTGGCTTTTCGGATAAGATTAAAGATATGCTGGGTAATGATACCCAAGCTATTGGTCAGCATATGATTCATGCGGCTATTCAAGTAATTATGCAAAAGCAAATCAGCCATTGGCATGCCAACGTCTATGATGAAGAGCCTAGCAACTATAGCTAATTGGGTTCGCTTAGCTTAAAAGTAAATGAAAAGCTCTCCATAAAAAAAGGTCTATCAAATGATAGACCTTTTTTATATCGCAAATTCGCTATGTATCAGGAAAGCTTACTTAATTTTAGCTTCTTTGAAGATAACGTGCTGGCGTACTTTAGGATCAAACTTTTTGATCTCCATTTTGCCAGGCATAGTGCGTTTGTTTTTGGTGGTAGTGTAGTAATACCCAGTACCTGCAGTAGATACCAATTTGATTTTATCTCTCATGACTTCTGTCCTTCGAAAGGTGGGGAAAATACGCGGGGTCTAAGGATTAAACCTTTTGACCTTGCGCGCGCATGTCAGCTAGAACTTGATCAATACCTAGCTTATCAATCATACGCATACCTTTGGTAGAAACACGTAGGCGTACAAAACGGTTTTCTGACTCTACCCAAAAACGATGGTTATGAAGGTTTGGCAGAAAGCGACGACGGGTTTTATTGTTTGCGTGCGAAACATTATTACCCACCATAGGGCGCTTCCCAGTCACTTGGCATACTCGAGACATGGCGAACTCCTAATCTATGTGAGGCATGAGAGTATCTCATACCTGTCTGGGCAAGCTGTACTGACACCATCTATATATATAGTTAGCAGCAGACCCTTGGCACCAAACAATTACTATATTGAATAAGTTGATTGCTAAATATGCGTCAGTTAGCGTGATCGAGACGCTCCGCTAATACGCTTAGCTAATCAGAAAATTTTAAAGCCGACATTTATACCATAATTAAGGGATAAACTCAACTTAATCTTAAATTTCTTGTGAAAATTAGCTGAGCTAACTAAGTTACCGCGCAATTTTCTAACGATGGCTAAAAGACTTGAAATATAAACTAAGATTGTATCTTTTTAGTTGTAAGTAACATAAAAAATTAGTAAAGTTGCTGTTACAATACTCGCAAAAGTTTACTAATTCATTCATAAAGATATGTTTCGTTACTCTATATAAAGAATTTGTACACTTTAAAGAGACCCTCAATACTCAGTTATTTGGCACTCAAAGAGCGCTACTGTGGAGCTTTATTCATGACCTCTCAATCATTAGATTATACTACAAAAGCTTTCCATCTGACGGCATTATCGCTTGCGCTAGCATTAAGCGGTTGTGGTGGTGGTGATGGAGGTACGGTTGATTCGATTGCTCCTGCGCCTGATTTAGGTGGTAACGGTAACACAGGGAATAATGGTAATGGTGGCGGGACTACTACCCCAGAAACAGAAGCTGACTTTTTTATTCAAACAATTACTGCCAATCCTGGCACGATTCAACTAGATAAAGCGCCGCAACAATTTACTATTGTGGTTAAAGCCGTGCAGAAAGGTACAGGTGGTGCGGTAGCCAATAAACAGATCACAGTATCTGTGGCAAACTCTGAAGCCTCTGGCGTGACTATCGATGGTAGCAGTACGCAAGTCACTGATGAGAAAGGTAATGCCACCTATACTTTAATTTTAAATCCTAATGCAGTCGCTGATCGTCAAAAGCTGCTTAATGATGGGGTTCGTATCACTGCTACTGCGAAAGCTGCAGACGGTAGTACTAGATCGCAAGTATTGGTAGTGGGGGTTAGCGAAGCCGGAGATGATGGTTCAGCGGTGCCAAGTGACATCGAAATATCTTCTGCATTACAATCTTCTACCTCTTCAGCAGCGGCTATCAACCCTTACGGCGACGACGTGACGGTCACTGTGCAAGCTAAGACTCCTAAAGGAGCTGGTGCTCAAGGTGTCAAAATAGCGCTAGGAATAAATAACCTGAAAGGGGTTACTATCTTAGGTGGTAATAATAAAGAAACGGATGCCAATGGTAATGTTACTTTCAATATCAAAGTAACACCTAATTTAAGCGCTACTGAGCGTAAGGCACTAATTCAAAGTGGTATTGCTTACAATATTAAGCTGACCGAAGCTGATGGTAAAACAGTCTCAAAAGAAGGCAACTGGGCGGTTGCTAATCCAGTATCAGATTATAACTTAGCCATTACTGGCAATAGTGTGCCTCTAAGCGCCTATGGTGCTAAGCAAACATTAACCATCAAGGCCTCACCAAAGTCTGCGAATGTGCCTACTAAGGCTGCTGGTGCTACAGTGAAAGTAGCATTGAATGGAGCGCCTGAAGGAGTCAGTCTTAAAGAAAACACGGTCACGCTAAATAACAATGGCGAAGCAAGTGTTGAATTGATAGTCGCCGAAAACTTAACGCTCGCACAAAAAAATAAGCTAGTAACCGATAGTATTAGCTATACCGTGACGCTAACTGAGCCTAATAAAGCGACCACTGTCACGACGGCTTCTAGCAAAGTCTATCTTCCACAAGCAGCTTATAAAGTCATCTTTGATAATAGCGACAAAAAGCAGCTCACTAGCTCTGGTGGCACTGCAGTCATCTCTTTCCGCGTTAATGATACTAATGGCGGCCCTGTTGCAGGTCAAAAAGTAGTAGCAAGTTTGCCAACAGCACTAAAGAAATCAGGCTTAGTAACGCTAGACTCAGCAGCAGAACAAACGACTGATAACAAAGGTTTGGTTAGCTATACCGTCCGTGTACCTACAGGTCTCACGGCGGCTCAGAAAACTCAACTTGAAGCTATTAAAAACTTCGCTTTAGGTGTCAGTATCACCGAAGAAACAGGTGTGGTGAGCACTACTACCAGTCAAGCGATCGATGTAGTTGCGCTGAAAGCGAGTTATAAAGTCATCTTTGATAATACAGACAAACAACGTATTTCAAATCTTGGTGGTACCGCTGTTGTTACTTTCCGAGTTAATGATGCCAAGGGCGCTCCTGTCCAAGGGCAGCAAGTAGTGGCTAACCTACCGTCAGCAATCAAACAATCGGGTGTAGTTGTGCTAGCTTCAGCAGCTCAGCAAACCACAGATGCTAGCGGTAAAGTCAGCTACACCGTCAGTATTCCTAAAAATCTGACGGCTGCGCAAAAGGTAGAAATTGAAAAGCTTAAAAACTTTACGTTAGGCGTAAGTATCAAAGAAGAGTCTGGCATAGTCAGCACTACCAATAGCCAAGCTATCGATGTTTACAGTCCAGAAGCCATCTACAAAGTTAGTTTTGATACTAGTGATAAGAAAAAACTGTCAAGCTCTGGTGGGATAGCGGTCGTCTCTTTCCGTGTTAATGACAAAAATGGTGGCCCAGTTCAAAGTCAGGAGGTTGTGGCCAGTTTGCCCACAGCATTAAAAAACTCAGGGTTAGTCACATTAGACTCGAGAGCAAAACAGACTACTGATGCTAAAGGTGTGGTTAGCTACATCATACGTATTCCTGCTGGTTTAAACGCGTCCCAGAAGGCTGAGATTGAAGCTATAAAGAGCTTTGCACTTGGGGTTAGTATTACCGAAGAAACGGGAGTAGTCAGCACAACTACTAGCGAATTGATTACTGTTAGTTCTGAGGTAGGCATAAGTGATGTCGTCTTAACTGATGAAACCAATGTCACTAGTATTAACGTGCTGGGTGACACTTTTACAATTCTCGCAAAAGCTGTGAATAAAAGTGGTGGTGCGGTAGTTACAGGTGAAAAAGAAGAAGTAAGGTTATTGGTTAACAATGTCCCAGGTATCAGTATCTCAGGTGGGAATACGCAGAAAACAAATAACGAAGGTATAGCAGAGTTTAAGGTAACGCTGAGTAATAAGCTAACCGCAGCGCAAAAGGAAAAATTAGTTAGTGAAGGTATCAACTATACAGCTGTATTCATTGCTGCTGATGGTACGCAGTCCAGATTCACTAGTAATATGTCAGTTAAGCAACCCGCATCAACGTCTAACATCAAAGCTATTACTGCTTCGTCTGTTAGTGAACTAGGTGGCAAATCTACAGTAGTGGTCCAACTGGTTGATAGTAAAAATGCTAACAAGCCGGTGGTTGGCCAGCCTGTGAGTCTTGCTTTAACCAACAGTGCTAAGCTCAACGGTGTCAGTTTGGCTCAAGCCACTGCGACCACAGATATCGAAGGTAAAGCTATCTTTGTAATAGAAGTCGCCACAACCTTAACAGCTGCTCAAAGAACTGCGCTTAAATCTGAAGGAATTACTTTCCAAGCGTCTTATGAAGAAAATGGTCTTTCCTATCAATCAGCATTAGAACGTATCAGCGTTACTCAGGCTGACGTTAGCTTAAAAGTATTAAACCCTGAAACGGTAGTGAATGGCCAAGCTCAGTATGAGCTTAGCAACACGGGTGATTTGGCGACAGTCAAGACGCAACTGCGTGATAATGGTGCTAATCAGTCTCTAAGCGGAAAATCGGTAGAATTTGTTTTAGATAATGCTGACTTCGCTAAACTTATTACAGTGAATGGGCAGATAGGGACCTCACGTATTGTCGCCACAACCGATGCTAATGGCCTAGTAAGTTTTGATATTACGGTACCTAGTAATCTAACTAAAGAGCAGCGTGAGTCTTTAAATAACCGTGCATTAAAAGCTACTTTGACTGAGACGCTAACCGGTAAGAAGCAAACGGTTGGTATCAATATTAAATCGACACAAGCGGAAATAGCTTTAGTCGCCACAGCCGTTAATAAGTTAAATCTTAATGGTGGTGAAGCCCAGATTCAGGTAGTGGCAAAAGATAATGCAGGTAATGTAGTTGTTGGTCAGCCAGTCGCTTTAGCGCTGCCTGCGGCTATTGCCCAGCAAGGTATTGTCATTGCATCAAATCCTAAGCAAACTACGAATAACTCTGGCGTTGCTATTTTTACCATCGCTGCTCCTAATGGCTTAACTAGCCAGCAGAAATCAGCTATCGGCACGACTTTCCCAGTAGGTGTAGCGGCTACTGACGGTAATGGTAATACCGTTTCGCAAACAGTTACAGTCAGTACTACTAAACCAAGCGTCACGCAAGAAAAGCTTGCCTTAGGCGCGAATAAAGTCGTCAATACTGAAGGAGATACTTTTAAAGTCTTCGCTCGTATTACTGATGCGGCTCAGCAAGGTGTGGCAGGTTCGACTGTTAATTTAGCTGTGACAGACCCTGTGAAAACCGGTGTTACTATCACAGGTGGCAATAAAGTTACCACGAATAGTGATGGTGTGGCCGAGTTTAATCTCGTATTAATAGCGGGTGCCAATGTTGATAAAGCTTTACTAGAAAAAGGGATCAAAGTACGTGCTACTAGCGTATCTAAAGACGGCGTTACCTTGCAGCAGGACTATATTGTCAACGTAGATACCAGCACTATAGACAGCTATGTCATTATGACGGCTGCGGATAAAACCACATTAAACACAGGTGGGGATCAAACGAATGTTACTTTCCGTATCGTGGATAATAATGGTGGTATCTTAACTGGTGTCCCTGTACAGCTCAGTATAGACAATCCTAAACAAAGTGGAGCGGCACTAACGACTACTAGTGTGGTCAATTCTGATACGCAAGGCCTAGTAGAGGCTGGTGTGGTATTAGGGGCTGGCTCTGTAAACTCGCGTCTAAACCATGATATTACGGTTAGAGCGAAAGTAGTCACGCCAGAATACGATAGTAGCGGCGCGCCTATTTTGCAGACCCGAGT contains the following coding sequences:
- the rpe gene encoding ribulose-phosphate 3-epimerase; this encodes MICPDQPYLIAPSILSADFARLGEEVDTVMKAGADVVHFDVMDNHYVPNLTFGSMICKALRDYGIDAPIDVHLMVSPVDGMIEQFLEAGASVITFHPEAASHVDRSLQLIKDGGAKCGLVLNPASPLHHLDYVMDKVDQILLMSVNPGFGGQSFIEGTLAKVRQVRQLIDASGRDIRLEVDGGIKANNIRAVAEAGADMFVAGSAIFNQPDYKVAIDAMRHELSLVGSQQV
- the rpmG gene encoding 50S ribosomal protein L33 gives rise to the protein MRDKIKLVSTAGTGYYYTTTKNKRTMPGKMEIKKFDPKVRQHVIFKEAKIK
- a CDS encoding beta strand repeat-containing protein, producing the protein MTSQSLDYTTKAFHLTALSLALALSGCGGGDGGTVDSIAPAPDLGGNGNTGNNGNGGGTTTPETEADFFIQTITANPGTIQLDKAPQQFTIVVKAVQKGTGGAVANKQITVSVANSEASGVTIDGSSTQVTDEKGNATYTLILNPNAVADRQKLLNDGVRITATAKAADGSTRSQVLVVGVSEAGDDGSAVPSDIEISSALQSSTSSAAAINPYGDDVTVTVQAKTPKGAGAQGVKIALGINNLKGVTILGGNNKETDANGNVTFNIKVTPNLSATERKALIQSGIAYNIKLTEADGKTVSKEGNWAVANPVSDYNLAITGNSVPLSAYGAKQTLTIKASPKSANVPTKAAGATVKVALNGAPEGVSLKENTVTLNNNGEASVELIVAENLTLAQKNKLVTDSISYTVTLTEPNKATTVTTASSKVYLPQAAYKVIFDNSDKKQLTSSGGTAVISFRVNDTNGGPVAGQKVVASLPTALKKSGLVTLDSAAEQTTDNKGLVSYTVRVPTGLTAAQKTQLEAIKNFALGVSITEETGVVSTTTSQAIDVVALKASYKVIFDNTDKQRISNLGGTAVVTFRVNDAKGAPVQGQQVVANLPSAIKQSGVVVLASAAQQTTDASGKVSYTVSIPKNLTAAQKVEIEKLKNFTLGVSIKEESGIVSTTNSQAIDVYSPEAIYKVSFDTSDKKKLSSSGGIAVVSFRVNDKNGGPVQSQEVVASLPTALKNSGLVTLDSRAKQTTDAKGVVSYIIRIPAGLNASQKAEIEAIKSFALGVSITEETGVVSTTTSELITVSSEVGISDVVLTDETNVTSINVLGDTFTILAKAVNKSGGAVVTGEKEEVRLLVNNVPGISISGGNTQKTNNEGIAEFKVTLSNKLTAAQKEKLVSEGINYTAVFIAADGTQSRFTSNMSVKQPASTSNIKAITASSVSELGGKSTVVVQLVDSKNANKPVVGQPVSLALTNSAKLNGVSLAQATATTDIEGKAIFVIEVATTLTAAQRTALKSEGITFQASYEENGLSYQSALERISVTQADVSLKVLNPETVVNGQAQYELSNTGDLATVKTQLRDNGANQSLSGKSVEFVLDNADFAKLITVNGQIGTSRIVATTDANGLVSFDITVPSNLTKEQRESLNNRALKATLTETLTGKKQTVGINIKSTQAEIALVATAVNKLNLNGGEAQIQVVAKDNAGNVVVGQPVALALPAAIAQQGIVIASNPKQTTNNSGVAIFTIAAPNGLTSQQKSAIGTTFPVGVAATDGNGNTVSQTVTVSTTKPSVTQEKLALGANKVVNTEGDTFKVFARITDAAQQGVAGSTVNLAVTDPVKTGVTITGGNKVTTNSDGVAEFNLVLIAGANVDKALLEKGIKVRATSVSKDGVTLQQDYIVNVDTSTIDSYVIMTAADKTTLNTGGDQTNVTFRIVDNNGGILTGVPVQLSIDNPKQSGAALTTTSVVNSDTQGLVEAGVVLGAGSVNSRLNHDITVRAKVVTPEYDSSGAPILQTRVEEQVILHAEGTLIEVTASQTNVKPGEKVSVTTKLTDAAGRAIETADIELVNAKGDLVSANAKAQTNAEGVATFTLDESALAFDNNGNLRIFAKAIGEQSLVTQTSSQSVNLVQVSQAGISFSDIESVYNVNESNDINIQIRSDNPQSLVGETVEVQTTLGKFANNQVITSEVITAQMINGSTINVPVALTSDLAGISVLTASVVGRTNSAGEALTTTVDIRFRATTPAKMLLQPVKSVIAPGGSTEIVALIKDANDVPVEGITVVFSRAADSSAGRLSAATAVTNARGEAKVTYQANASSPINGVRINAEILNDTFNIGQKQTTITVSKEAVYTTLAFSDRLEVSGDNIYYIKNGSIAVMDGSGRPVANQQVSLKSYATRFAQGLACLTERNLSYQPKDIIDKDGVVTTPDVQVGSIKSAEIFRSTWLDTEDPQYNYILDQGDDVNGNGTLEAINPVTILGGTLGDDGYTFITDAEGKVDFQIRYPKTYSNWTQVRFDATTRLNGSENLQSYNVGLPALVGDVSVSGDSILTPYINNTSPFGIGDQVCINKLSVTVNAQNNTTMVSGSVRGAEKDLSSFLFLDNVYLQQVQVTAANPTFNYSFNQAFNKGATVSVVVGTSQLDYVLKTE
- the rpmB gene encoding 50S ribosomal protein L28, whose protein sequence is MSRVCQVTGKRPMVGNNVSHANNKTRRRFLPNLHNHRFWVESENRFVRLRVSTKGMRMIDKLGIDQVLADMRAQGQKV